One genomic window of Magnolia sinica isolate HGM2019 chromosome 3, MsV1, whole genome shotgun sequence includes the following:
- the LOC131241086 gene encoding glutamate receptor 2.5-like yields the protein MINEPLHFGLFKIVGCVLAKVKRKRRKSRKRGHMPQPLSPLHHLLLLALMGGYWAIPTGAETLRIGVPATSAYPKFVKVKCNWTSDERCFSGHSIKVFRLVWENLHNNLSYKFIPYYGDYDSLIQQVYLKKFDAVIGDTSIVAKRCQYVEFSRPYTELGARMVVLEKQEEGKAWIFVKPFTTKLWALTGAIFFYNGLIVWLIESADDEEEISFCDRFGNLIWLSFTTLFPIHGEKLRSNLSKMAMVVWLFVALVLTQSYTASLTSMLTVRRLRPSVVDVESLLKGKARVGCDVGSFMSKYLEEVVGFSAGCVDTYNSDQYAQALSSGAIKAAFLEIPSIQLFLDENPKGFALTGPTYEIGGYAFVFPKGSHLVEEVSDEILRLRENGTLRKLEENLLSSHKRLSMDPEDDDENGRLSPDGFWGLFVVTGGMSTLALLLFLINRLRKNWQCKCYPQIQSVGQRVGKILGPRKIHNNDDHGPHSEVIELPHFTRCNTV from the exons ATGATCAATGAACCATTGCATTTTGGCCTATTTAAGATCGTCGGTTGTGTTTTGGCAAAAGTAAAACGGAAACGAAGAAAAAGCAGAAAAAGAGGACATATGCCTCAGCCTCTTTCTCCCCTCCATCACCTCCTACTACTTGCATTAATGGGAGGGTATTGGGCCATACCAACAGGCGCAGAGACTCTCCGAATCGGCGTTCCGGCAACTTCTGCATATCCCAAGTTCGTGAAGGTGAAATGTAACTGGACTTCGGACGAGAGATGTTTTAGTGGCCACTCCATTAAAGTCTTCCGGTTGGTTTGGGAGAATCTGCACAACAACTTGTCTTACAAGTTCATTCCATATTACGGCGACTATGATTCTTTAATTCAGCAAGTTTACCTCAAG AAATTCGATGCAGTTATTGGCGATACATCCATAGTGGCCAAGCGATGTCAGTACGTAGAATTCTCCAGACCTTACACGGAACTGGGAGCAAGAATGGTGGTGCTTGAGaagcaagaagaaggaaaagcTTGGATATTCGTAAAGCCTTTTACGACAAAATTGTGGGCCTTAACTGGGGCCATTTTCTTTTACAATGGCCTAATCGTGTGGTTAATAGAGAGTGCTGATGATGAAGAAGAGATTTCCTTCTGCGATCGATTTGGCAATTTGATATGGCTTTCCTTCACCACCCTCTTCCCTATTCACG GGGAGAAGCTGCGTAGCAATTTATCTAAAATGGCAATGGTGGTGTGGCTGTTCGTGGCATTGGTCTTGACTCAGAGCTACACGGCTAGCCTCACCTCAATGCTCACTGTCCGGCGACTCAGACCGAGTGTGGTGGATGTTGAGTCCTTGTTAAAGGGCAAAGCAAGGGTGGGGTGCGACGTTGGGTCGTTCATGTCTAAGTACTTGGAAGAGGTGGTGGGCTTTAGCGCGGGATGCGTGGACACGTATAACTCGGATCAGTACGCACAAGCACTTTCAAGTGGGGCCATCAAAGCTGCATTCCTTGAAATCCCATCCATTCAACTCTTCCTTGATGAGAACCCCAAGGGTTTTGCTCTCACTGGGCCCACCTACGAAATTGGAGGATACGCCTTT gtattcccaaagGGTTCACATCTCGTCGAAGAGGTCTCCGATGAGATTCTAAGACTGAGGGAAAATGGGACATTGCGGAAACTAGAGGAGAATCTACTTTCTTCTCACAAGCGTTTAAGCATGGATCCTGAAGATGATGACGAAAATGGCAGACTGAGCCCAGATGGCTTTTGGGGCCTCTTCGTAGTAACAGGCGGTATGTCGACGTtggctcttcttctatttcttatAAACCGACTCCGTAAGAATTGGCAATGCAAGTGTTACCCTCAGATCCAATCGGTGGGACAGAGAGTTGGGAAGATTTTGGGGCCCAGGAAGATCCACAACAATGATGATCATGGCCCACACAGCGAGGTGATTGAGTTGCCCCATTTCACAAGGTGCAACACTGTCTAG